From Enterococcus wangshanyuanii, the proteins below share one genomic window:
- a CDS encoding metal-sensitive transcriptional regulator, which yields MGCDPKLANRLKRSEGQIRGVLKMMEEGKDCREVVTQLMAVRSSIDKVIGLVVTENLKQCMEDEQIDLSNEDLAKALEMIVKTR from the coding sequence GTGGGATGTGATCCTAAATTAGCCAATCGTTTAAAACGTTCTGAAGGACAAATTCGCGGCGTTTTAAAAATGATGGAAGAAGGTAAGGATTGTCGAGAAGTTGTGACTCAGCTGATGGCTGTCCGTTCCAGTATCGATAAAGTAATCGGACTTGTTGTGACAGAGAATTTGAAACAATGTATGGAAGATGAGCAGATCGATCTTTCCAATGAAGATCTAGCAAAAGCTTTAGAGATGATCGTGAAAACTAGATAA
- a CDS encoding tyrosine-type recombinase/integrase: MSKKGENIYKRKDGRWEGRYIKQRTPTKKIIYGYVYGKKYSEVKEKLIFLKAKQLVTQETVISSHKTYQDWIIYWLNNTVRRTVKATTYSNYFRLLSKHILPTLGEYHLAKITSALLQEFVDGLLAKNLANSTIRLIFTIVNKSLKEAVKNEYLDKNPCNSVHLPKHTVPIIHSLSSKEQRKLEELAFRETECSPIILALYSGMRIGEISGLKWEDIDFDKGLIRVHRTISRIIDEHSTINKTELISGSPKTAYSSRVIPLATNLKDYLLEKKETSPSEYVIHCRGKLAEPRVINYRFKRMIRETEFASIHFHVLRHTFATRCLEQGVDIVSLSRILGHRSTKLTLDTYADSLLEHRQEVMKAVDALLKKPPLFK, from the coding sequence ATGTCTAAAAAAGGAGAAAATATTTATAAACGAAAAGACGGTCGCTGGGAAGGTCGTTACATTAAACAACGAACACCAACGAAAAAAATTATTTATGGATACGTCTATGGGAAAAAGTATAGTGAGGTGAAAGAAAAGCTGATTTTTCTAAAAGCAAAACAGTTAGTCACTCAAGAGACTGTGATTTCTTCCCATAAAACGTATCAAGATTGGATTATTTACTGGCTTAATAATACTGTAAGACGAACAGTGAAAGCCACAACTTATTCAAATTATTTTCGATTGCTAAGTAAGCACATTTTGCCTACTCTGGGAGAATATCATTTGGCAAAGATAACTTCTGCACTGTTACAAGAATTTGTTGATGGATTACTTGCTAAAAATCTAGCAAACAGCACGATTCGTTTGATTTTTACTATCGTAAATAAATCCTTAAAAGAAGCAGTAAAAAATGAGTATTTAGATAAAAATCCATGTAATTCAGTACATTTACCTAAGCACACGGTGCCGATTATTCACTCATTAAGTAGTAAGGAGCAGAGAAAATTAGAAGAACTGGCCTTCCGTGAAACGGAGTGCTCCCCAATTATTTTAGCTCTCTATTCGGGGATGAGAATAGGAGAAATCAGTGGACTCAAATGGGAAGATATTGATTTTGATAAAGGATTGATTCGAGTCCATCGAACGATTTCAAGAATTATCGATGAACATAGCACGATCAATAAAACAGAACTAATCTCTGGAAGCCCAAAAACAGCATATTCTAGCAGAGTGATTCCTTTAGCAACTAATTTAAAAGACTATTTACTTGAAAAAAAAGAAACCTCTCCTTCTGAATACGTGATTCATTGTCGAGGAAAACTGGCGGAGCCAAGAGTCATTAATTATCGTTTTAAACGAATGATTCGTGAAACAGAGTTCGCATCGATTCATTTCCATGTGTTGAGACACACATTTGCAACTAGGTGTTTGGAACAAGGAGTTGATATTGTTAGCTTGAGTCGAATTTTGGGGCATCGATCGACAAAGCTCACACTCGACACCTATGCCGATTCATTGTTGGAGCATCGACAAGAAGTCATGAAAGCCGTTGATGCATTGTTGAAAAAACCCCCTTTATTCAAATGA
- a CDS encoding winged helix-turn-helix domain-containing protein, with the protein MYKLGIISKKNYSEKIISEFEKNGFMLTCLTKEQICSDGLDGIFIEETEEHSISLICELVLSIRKESDVFIWVLSKKSTTVDRQVYLQLGVDNVFNSNYFPEEPLLVIRNTFTRKMKQIPAEQKTEMNDSEINSMKLDPRNLSLSVVTGENQVKEIALTKLEYRIMELLYSNPGKAFSYKEIHEALWKIPYSDRPYRVANLVFHIRDKLENTSIYIKTVRSKGYRLIL; encoded by the coding sequence ATGTATAAATTAGGAATTATATCAAAAAAAAATTATTCCGAAAAAATAATATCCGAGTTTGAAAAAAATGGTTTCATGCTGACATGTTTAACCAAAGAACAAATCTGTAGTGACGGATTGGATGGCATTTTTATTGAAGAAACAGAAGAACATTCAATCAGTCTCATTTGCGAATTGGTGTTGTCGATTCGCAAAGAAAGTGATGTGTTTATTTGGGTTCTCTCTAAAAAGTCAACGACTGTCGATCGGCAAGTTTATTTACAACTAGGGGTCGATAATGTATTTAATAGTAACTACTTTCCTGAAGAACCCTTATTAGTTATACGGAACACGTTTACTAGAAAAATGAAACAAATTCCAGCAGAACAAAAAACAGAAATGAATGATTCCGAAATAAATTCGATGAAATTGGACCCAAGAAATTTAAGTCTCTCTGTCGTTACAGGTGAAAACCAGGTGAAAGAAATTGCTTTGACAAAATTAGAGTATCGGATTATGGAACTATTATACAGCAATCCTGGAAAAGCCTTCTCATATAAAGAAATCCATGAAGCTCTTTGGAAAATTCCATACAGCGATCGGCCGTATCGGGTAGCTAATCTGGTTTTTCACATCAGAGATAAATTGGAAAATACATCTATTTATATCAAGACTGTACGATCTAAAGGGTATCGATTGATTTTATAA
- a CDS encoding pectate lyase-like adhesive domain-containing protein has protein sequence MKRKKRLYLFLSFITIVGIYFYHSTPLLKAEESTSQSTVESTPPLSTTESSKADVTKNESSTLGETNKNVKTIQPQMTNLETFELSENGTGIVAKNIAKTMTDIQSYNGDTEAIKQMILRDTEAKAYGVSGGSIVEVTDKIQLSDLKGLDTVATNDLQEFHLTLTVPSSESGTGSDLTSEVIVYVGNVAKVSTWDQLDAALMSNTVTIVDVQNSMTNTVTNRTDRTVSDNRPNYVLLGNGYSLDFIGYSYRWGTNTSIVHKAVVDNVDMYGGHYYGPVTMWDRNAYGSSITYRNVNYTGSQVTASFQALLRFEGKNVIKSKATSYTSYDGATRNMANTNQSGLESHTLLFASNTDTTIEVENGDGVILGSWYSNYDTVATIQPSLTLEENATATIRTLGNAGETNSWQTDGGNIPSVISVQRNGKINVGKNATLNVETADGTTRVPVRLGYQSATSQWTTSIDLEESSHFNVNINGPIATTSSRAGFMLQQNSAINVGDNAEMTINANQMTAGAPVISMGQNAKFDVAEKGQLTLNKNGGVGRLLDLSNGSKFKVSDQGATKFISTNEGTSTSSMIYGGSGSSFIIGDKGTFESVIKDGTGVRNMLDFGSNTTFQFSNAQKIDLDSRGNTNANLINMTNPGTFTADIQEVSSWSKQDAAQVTPTFHWTPMYGMTIKYNGITTTSVSGNSITNAIQTNFINNYRTENFSRIVYDYIPDVIVGVDEISDNKALESGQKISGTVNNDAAMLFYLVTDENDPSKDVLLTTPDVASPVEGDARKFHTIADDKGKFTFELPENVTLKAGQKIKAYGWLNGKDSYTNQTVLDKTPPKGESVNYHVALNEAAPTADKFVSNPTDSNPTPQNFTYAFNAETPQSLVDSFMGQLGEHTVKVDLSDEAGNMTTVVSTLTVNKATQEIYGSDIEAPYVDIRNLSEEQLKNYILTHSQPTAYKLMDGEKTDLSSFIKVTDFGGLNDIATIQPKAYPVTLTVKASDSGLPTDISTTINVTVVDVDAVLNVEFVNEVEQVLSGYTVTLDTQVGDTIDLTKNTEVQGQLENVLSAGYDIAQRPENETAVKIDNTTVTVRYKLQGVLSLTSVPHALDFGTLSYDATTKRVEEPVFDEQLVVTDTRAEAANGWRMTASLSSPMQNAKGQELTNALRYVNQGKETILNQDAQVIYTNTQGTMGSYTVSNGWGTAPNTDGIKLQINSSDTVYTGDYVGVITWKVMAGQP, from the coding sequence ATGAAAAGGAAAAAAAGACTCTATTTATTTCTAAGTTTCATTACGATCGTAGGCATCTATTTTTACCATAGTACACCATTGCTTAAAGCAGAAGAATCTACCAGTCAAAGTACTGTAGAGTCGACACCGCCCCTTTCAACAACCGAGTCATCTAAAGCTGATGTTACTAAAAATGAATCTTCAACGCTAGGTGAGACTAATAAGAATGTAAAGACTATACAGCCCCAAATGACAAATCTTGAAACGTTTGAATTATCAGAAAATGGGACGGGGATCGTAGCTAAGAATATAGCAAAAACAATGACGGATATTCAAAGCTATAACGGTGATACTGAAGCAATCAAACAGATGATTCTCAGAGATACTGAGGCAAAAGCATATGGAGTGTCTGGCGGATCTATCGTTGAAGTAACCGATAAGATCCAACTATCTGATCTAAAAGGACTTGATACAGTTGCAACGAATGATCTACAAGAGTTTCATTTGACGTTGACCGTTCCTTCAAGTGAGTCAGGAACAGGCAGCGATTTGACAAGTGAAGTCATCGTTTATGTCGGAAATGTAGCAAAAGTAAGTACATGGGATCAACTGGATGCTGCATTGATGAGTAACACGGTAACGATTGTCGATGTGCAAAATTCTATGACCAATACTGTAACGAACAGGACGGATCGAACTGTCTCGGATAACCGACCAAATTATGTGTTATTAGGAAATGGTTACTCTCTTGATTTTATTGGCTATTCTTATAGATGGGGAACGAATACATCGATCGTACACAAAGCAGTTGTCGATAATGTAGATATGTATGGAGGGCACTATTATGGACCTGTGACGATGTGGGATAGAAATGCCTATGGCTCAAGTATCACGTATCGAAATGTAAATTATACAGGTTCACAAGTGACGGCCTCTTTCCAAGCGCTTTTACGCTTTGAAGGGAAAAACGTCATTAAGTCTAAAGCAACAAGTTACACCTCTTATGATGGAGCTACTCGCAATATGGCCAATACCAATCAATCTGGTTTAGAGTCACATACACTTTTATTTGCATCTAATACGGACACAACGATCGAAGTAGAAAATGGTGATGGTGTGATTTTAGGTAGCTGGTACTCTAACTATGATACGGTCGCAACGATTCAACCTTCTTTGACTTTAGAAGAAAATGCTACTGCAACGATTCGTACGTTAGGGAACGCGGGAGAAACAAATTCTTGGCAAACTGATGGCGGCAATATTCCTTCTGTGATCAGCGTTCAAAGAAATGGAAAAATAAATGTCGGTAAAAACGCCACATTAAATGTTGAGACCGCAGATGGAACAACACGTGTACCCGTACGTTTAGGTTACCAATCAGCAACCTCTCAATGGACGACGAGTATCGATCTGGAGGAAAGCAGTCATTTCAATGTGAACATCAACGGTCCGATTGCGACGACTAGTTCACGTGCAGGATTTATGCTTCAACAAAATTCCGCTATCAATGTCGGTGACAATGCAGAGATGACTATCAATGCAAATCAGATGACAGCTGGTGCTCCGGTCATTTCTATGGGACAAAACGCCAAATTTGATGTCGCAGAAAAAGGGCAGCTGACGTTGAATAAAAACGGGGGAGTTGGACGTCTTCTTGATCTTTCTAATGGCTCTAAATTTAAAGTAAGTGATCAAGGTGCAACAAAGTTTATTTCCACAAATGAAGGAACATCGACAAGCTCAATGATCTATGGAGGTAGTGGTTCTTCTTTTATTATTGGTGATAAAGGAACCTTTGAGTCTGTTATTAAAGATGGGACTGGCGTTCGGAATATGCTGGATTTTGGTAGCAATACTACCTTCCAATTCTCGAATGCTCAAAAAATAGACTTGGATTCACGGGGGAATACAAATGCAAATTTGATCAATATGACGAATCCAGGGACGTTTACAGCTGATATTCAGGAAGTTTCTTCTTGGAGTAAGCAGGATGCAGCACAAGTAACACCAACATTCCACTGGACACCGATGTATGGAATGACGATCAAGTATAACGGTATTACTACAACAAGTGTTTCAGGAAATAGTATTACAAATGCGATCCAAACAAATTTCATAAATAACTATCGAACAGAAAACTTTTCAAGAATTGTTTATGATTATATTCCAGATGTGATCGTTGGAGTAGATGAAATCAGTGATAATAAAGCACTAGAAAGCGGTCAAAAAATTTCTGGGACAGTCAATAATGATGCAGCAATGCTGTTTTATCTAGTAACAGATGAAAACGATCCAAGTAAAGATGTATTGTTAACAACTCCGGATGTAGCTTCTCCAGTTGAAGGCGATGCACGAAAATTTCATACGATCGCGGATGATAAAGGAAAGTTTACTTTTGAGTTACCTGAGAATGTTACGTTGAAAGCAGGACAAAAGATAAAAGCTTATGGATGGTTAAATGGGAAGGACAGCTACACGAATCAAACAGTTTTAGATAAAACGCCTCCAAAAGGAGAGTCCGTAAATTATCATGTTGCTTTAAACGAAGCTGCACCGACTGCAGATAAATTTGTAAGTAATCCAACCGATTCTAATCCAACACCACAAAATTTCACGTATGCTTTTAATGCAGAAACACCGCAGTCGTTGGTTGACAGCTTTATGGGTCAACTTGGTGAACATACTGTAAAAGTCGACTTATCGGATGAAGCAGGTAATATGACGACTGTTGTATCTACTCTTACTGTGAACAAGGCAACACAAGAAATTTATGGCTCTGATATAGAAGCACCTTATGTCGATATTCGTAATTTATCCGAAGAACAACTGAAAAATTACATTCTTACGCATAGCCAACCAACCGCGTACAAATTAATGGATGGTGAAAAAACAGATCTTAGTTCATTTATAAAAGTGACGGATTTTGGTGGATTGAATGATATCGCAACCATTCAACCTAAAGCATATCCCGTGACGCTAACAGTCAAAGCTAGCGATTCAGGATTGCCAACAGATATCTCTACGACGATCAATGTCACAGTTGTTGACGTAGACGCAGTGTTGAATGTCGAGTTTGTGAATGAAGTAGAGCAAGTACTTTCAGGTTATACAGTGACACTTGATACACAGGTAGGAGATACGATCGATCTGACTAAAAATACTGAAGTTCAAGGTCAATTAGAGAACGTATTATCAGCAGGGTATGATATCGCTCAACGTCCAGAAAATGAGACTGCAGTAAAAATTGATAATACAACGGTGACTGTAAGATACAAACTGCAGGGGGTATTGAGTTTAACTTCAGTACCGCATGCGTTGGATTTTGGAACATTGTCGTATGATGCAACAACCAAACGAGTAGAAGAGCCAGTTTTTGATGAGCAACTTGTTGTGACTGACACGCGTGCAGAAGCAGCGAATGGTTGGCGTATGACCGCTTCCTTGTCTTCTCCAATGCAAAATGCCAAAGGGCAAGAATTGACGAATGCTTTACGCTATGTGAATCAAGGAAAAGAAACGATTTTAAACCAAGATGCACAAGTTATTTATACCAATACGCAAGGGACTATGGGGAGCTATACTGTCAGCAACGGCTGGGGAACTGCCCCTAATACGGATGGAATCAAGCTTCAAATCAATTCCTCAGATACGGTATATACAGGAGATTATGTTGGCGTCATTACATGGAAAGTGATGGCAGGACAACCATAA
- a CDS encoding LPXTG cell wall anchor domain-containing protein — MKQMRVILFCCSLILWIGVFSTETVVQANEGNGGQVITDGKISFYEGTTETSSSTSTEPSSATPSKSIGKPLPNTGEQIKHYSLIGGGLLLLVLIFLFFTNRRKGEQK, encoded by the coding sequence ATGAAACAAATGCGAGTTATCTTGTTCTGTTGCTCTCTGATTCTATGGATAGGGGTCTTTTCTACAGAAACCGTTGTTCAGGCAAATGAAGGAAATGGTGGTCAAGTCATTACAGATGGAAAAATTTCATTTTATGAAGGAACGACTGAGACCAGCAGTTCTACCAGCACAGAACCCAGTTCAGCGACGCCAAGCAAATCGATTGGAAAACCGCTTCCTAATACGGGAGAACAGATCAAACACTATAGTCTAATTGGAGGCGGCTTGCTTCTTTTAGTCCTAATCTTTCTCTTTTTTACTAACAGGAGAAAGGGGGAGCAGAAATGA
- a CDS encoding WxL domain-containing protein, protein MRFTHTSFIASMTGLVLLFSINSLSVQAAPDTMEQSGSVSVKGSSTTNPVDPENPGTIVDPGKSPSTTGPLRIDYVSALDFGESKITKGARRYNARAQQFFGDTGPRGSYIQITDQQADSSGWTLQVKQEKQFTNPIIQNVEEQELKGAVLSLDKGWANSSSISEAPTVTRETIALNSIGSAYEVATARKNSGKGIWTITFGASESNTNNQPHTLTPVVDASHKPIIDQTYNKPVYSNSAITLTVPETTVIHPVEYQTEITWILAKLP, encoded by the coding sequence ATGAGATTCACACACACTTCTTTTATAGCTAGTATGACGGGTCTTGTCCTTTTGTTTAGTATCAATAGTTTATCTGTGCAGGCAGCTCCCGATACTATGGAGCAATCTGGATCAGTCTCAGTAAAAGGAAGTTCAACGACAAACCCTGTTGATCCTGAAAATCCAGGTACAATAGTTGATCCTGGGAAAAGCCCATCTACAACAGGTCCACTTCGGATCGATTATGTATCAGCACTTGATTTTGGTGAAAGTAAAATCACGAAAGGTGCTCGTCGATACAATGCACGAGCGCAACAATTTTTTGGTGATACAGGACCAAGAGGAAGTTATATCCAGATCACAGATCAGCAGGCGGATTCCTCAGGCTGGACATTACAGGTCAAACAAGAGAAGCAATTTACGAATCCGATCATTCAAAACGTTGAGGAACAAGAGTTGAAAGGGGCAGTCTTGTCTTTGGATAAAGGCTGGGCAAATTCTAGTAGTATTAGTGAAGCCCCAACAGTAACACGCGAAACGATTGCTTTGAATTCGATTGGTTCGGCATATGAAGTAGCGACTGCACGAAAAAATAGTGGTAAAGGAATTTGGACGATCACATTCGGTGCTTCAGAGAGCAATACGAATAATCAACCTCATACACTAACACCAGTCGTTGATGCTTCACATAAGCCAATTATAGATCAAACCTATAACAAGCCAGTGTATAGCAATTCAGCAATTACTCTGACCGTACCAGAAACAACGGTGATACATCCGGTCGAATATCAAACGGAGATAACTTGGATATTAGCCAAGTTGCCTTAA
- a CDS encoding WxL domain-containing protein, whose protein sequence is MKARSLCATTLAAILGVTLLGSATPAFAAPTELNSTGTVKVEEGTAGGGDQGTVDPENPNEVLPDPDPESPGENTNSDKGPLVVEKTTDLDFGTIKTSADAVTSFAKPMSFEAGAKTRGAYVQWADVRSGGTYGYTVTAQLSSQFKDTTGTNVLTGSTIDFSNGLVSAQGSNTNTVPSNAQTAFQLTEAADDAKTIVTASKDLKEGKGRYIMEFGQSKDSTVGTPDTDTSSVKLTVPAATASNMAATDYTATVTWKIVAAQ, encoded by the coding sequence ATGAAAGCAAGAAGTCTTTGTGCAACAACATTAGCAGCAATTTTAGGAGTAACTTTATTAGGAAGTGCTACACCTGCATTTGCAGCTCCAACAGAATTAAATTCAACTGGTACAGTCAAAGTTGAAGAAGGAACAGCCGGTGGTGGAGATCAAGGAACAGTCGATCCAGAAAACCCTAACGAAGTATTACCAGATCCTGATCCAGAATCACCTGGAGAAAATACAAACTCTGATAAAGGGCCTTTAGTTGTTGAAAAAACAACTGATCTAGATTTTGGTACGATCAAAACTTCTGCAGATGCAGTTACAAGTTTTGCTAAACCAATGAGCTTTGAAGCAGGAGCAAAAACTCGTGGCGCATATGTTCAATGGGCAGATGTTCGTTCAGGCGGTACGTATGGATACACTGTGACAGCACAATTATCAAGTCAATTCAAAGATACTACAGGAACAAATGTATTGACAGGTTCAACAATTGATTTTAGTAATGGACTTGTTTCTGCACAAGGAAGCAATACAAATACAGTGCCATCAAATGCACAAACAGCATTCCAATTAACAGAAGCAGCAGATGATGCTAAAACGATCGTAACTGCCAGCAAAGATTTAAAAGAAGGTAAAGGTCGTTATATCATGGAATTTGGTCAAAGTAAAGATTCTACAGTAGGGACTCCAGATACGGATACGAGCTCTGTTAAATTAACTGTACCGGCAGCAACGGCTTCAAATATGGCAGCAACTGATTATACAGCAACAGTAACATGGAAAATCGTTGCAGCACAATAA
- a CDS encoding DUF916 and DUF3324 domain-containing protein, translating into MKTHKSFTLQYTILVFSIIVGFLFLAKATAVSAEEENSAGATGFTYSISFPDNQIDKELGYYKLKMTPGQEQQLSIMLSNPSAEKVVIDVKLNGAKTNQNGVIEYGESAIKNDPSLKFNFIDLVEGPKSVELAPGETKSLELTVKMPETEYDGVIAGGIQLMRAGQEATTNSGGSKIINQYAYVIGVLLQENEAVIQPDLSLNSVKAGQNNYRNAIFINYSNTKAAYLNDMTAEVQITEKGKETVLYERKQTAMRMAPNSFIDFPVSMNGERMIPGDYEADILITSGDKKWAWKQAFKITDEDANKFNERDVGLVQEKSLDWKLILLLVAAFLIGIFLLFLVVHFFRKKKHKKNITNKKARKQKKQASGNLSTKQKKTNN; encoded by the coding sequence ATGAAAACACATAAGTCTTTTACGCTGCAGTATACTATTTTGGTTTTTAGTATAATTGTAGGATTTTTATTTTTAGCTAAAGCAACAGCGGTGTCTGCTGAGGAGGAGAATTCTGCAGGTGCAACAGGATTTACCTATAGTATCAGTTTTCCAGATAATCAAATAGATAAAGAATTAGGTTATTACAAGTTGAAAATGACGCCTGGACAGGAACAGCAATTAAGTATTATGTTAAGCAATCCAAGTGCAGAAAAGGTTGTGATCGATGTCAAATTGAATGGGGCAAAGACCAATCAAAACGGTGTGATCGAATATGGTGAATCAGCGATCAAAAATGATCCATCCTTAAAATTCAATTTTATTGACCTTGTAGAAGGCCCAAAATCTGTTGAATTAGCGCCAGGAGAAACTAAAAGTTTAGAGTTGACAGTTAAAATGCCAGAGACAGAGTATGATGGAGTCATTGCCGGTGGTATTCAATTGATGCGTGCCGGACAAGAGGCAACAACGAATAGTGGTGGATCTAAAATCATCAATCAATACGCCTATGTCATTGGTGTACTTTTACAGGAGAATGAGGCTGTAATTCAACCCGATTTATCATTGAATAGTGTAAAAGCAGGCCAAAACAATTACCGAAATGCAATTTTTATCAACTATTCTAATACCAAAGCTGCTTATTTAAATGATATGACTGCAGAAGTACAAATTACTGAAAAAGGGAAAGAAACAGTCTTATATGAGCGAAAACAAACAGCTATGCGGATGGCGCCAAATTCGTTTATCGATTTTCCTGTTAGCATGAACGGCGAGCGAATGATCCCTGGAGATTATGAAGCAGATATTCTGATCACTTCTGGGGATAAAAAATGGGCTTGGAAACAAGCATTCAAAATTACCGATGAAGATGCAAATAAATTCAATGAGCGAGATGTCGGTTTAGTTCAGGAAAAAAGTTTGGATTGGAAATTGATCCTATTACTTGTTGCAGCATTTCTTATAGGAATTTTCCTTCTTTTCTTAGTTGTTCATTTCTTTAGAAAAAAAAAGCACAAAAAGAATATCACGAATAAAAAAGCAAGGAAGCAGAAAAAACAAGCTTCAGGAAATTTAAGTACTAAACAGAAAAAAACAAACAATTAA
- the lepB gene encoding signal peptidase I translates to MKRKSLPNPSTVKKISGNPAKEKGQRRIHSSKKHRNKRQIQKKRVLTTSSKKKQARHKRKRIVKELFLAFFSGSILILLVSFYFVRIITVSGFGMVPTLREGDKVVTRKTSDLKRFDLAVFTLGKEKKQVRRIIGLPGETVYYQSDILYVNEHPIDEKFLIEEINENQKNGRNYTEDFTRKTVVVPDQYYFVLGDNRPYATDSRHYGFVAKKNIIGKVTAQFFPINEFKVF, encoded by the coding sequence ATGAAGAGAAAATCATTGCCTAATCCCTCAACTGTCAAGAAAATAAGCGGAAACCCTGCTAAAGAAAAGGGACAGCGCCGTATTCATTCGTCTAAAAAGCATAGAAATAAACGTCAGATACAGAAGAAACGCGTACTAACTACATCAAGCAAAAAGAAACAAGCTCGTCATAAGCGTAAAAGAATCGTTAAAGAGTTATTTTTAGCTTTTTTTAGTGGAAGTATTCTTATACTGTTAGTTAGCTTTTATTTTGTTAGGATCATTACCGTGAGTGGGTTTGGGATGGTTCCGACTCTACGTGAAGGAGATAAGGTAGTAACGAGAAAAACGAGTGATCTAAAAAGATTTGATTTAGCTGTCTTTACTTTAGGCAAAGAAAAAAAACAAGTTCGACGTATAATCGGTTTGCCGGGAGAGACAGTTTATTATCAGTCAGATATTTTATACGTTAATGAGCATCCGATCGATGAAAAATTTTTGATCGAAGAGATCAATGAAAACCAAAAAAATGGCCGCAATTATACGGAAGACTTCACACGAAAAACAGTCGTGGTCCCTGACCAATATTATTTTGTATTAGGAGATAATCGACCATATGCGACAGATAGTCGGCATTATGGATTCGTAGCTAAGAAGAATATCATCGGAAAAGTAACGGCTCAGTTTTTTCCGATCAATGAATTCAAAGTCTTTTGA
- a CDS encoding DUF3224 domain-containing protein yields the protein MSTTFNVTKWDEQAIDAEKTNFPLNQVHAQYELEGDLQGIAWVEYLLYYIESNQEDGHLATARITGFLHFEGQYKGKTGTFTAAEKGLFDKGALDSPGMIIKGTGELQGLSGSYQYDFIGESSKLILDFKVHE from the coding sequence ATGAGTACAACATTTAACGTGACCAAGTGGGACGAACAGGCGATTGATGCTGAAAAGACAAATTTTCCGCTCAATCAAGTTCATGCTCAGTATGAGCTTGAAGGAGATTTGCAAGGAATCGCATGGGTTGAATATCTACTGTACTATATTGAAAGTAATCAAGAAGACGGTCATCTTGCAACAGCTAGAATTACTGGATTTCTTCATTTCGAAGGACAGTATAAAGGAAAAACAGGAACCTTTACAGCTGCGGAAAAAGGCCTATTCGATAAAGGCGCACTGGATTCCCCTGGAATGATCATCAAAGGGACAGGAGAATTACAAGGTCTGTCTGGCTCATATCAGTATGATTTTATTGGTGAATCAAGCAAATTGATTTTGGATTTTAAAGTACATGAATAA